In Deltaproteobacteria bacterium, the following are encoded in one genomic region:
- a CDS encoding cupin domain-containing protein has product MKVLDVLEMSKGRKKGQRRIDLFRRENLETWILIFPPGDVQVMHNHPSDRSYYVLTGKGIVKGRNETHEVSQGQIISIPAHEFYEGSNPNDEPMILLGNSHKATAEDVAKAGGQRNEIDEKTGKRVVFQHGGGQDMGVLADWN; this is encoded by the coding sequence ATGAAAGTCTTAGATGTTTTGGAAATGTCCAAGGGCCGCAAAAAAGGCCAGCGCCGCATCGATCTGTTCCGCCGGGAGAATTTAGAAACCTGGATTCTGATTTTTCCCCCCGGAGACGTGCAAGTCATGCACAACCATCCGTCGGACCGGAGCTATTATGTTTTGACCGGCAAAGGCATCGTCAAAGGGCGCAATGAAACCCACGAGGTCTCCCAGGGGCAGATCATCAGCATCCCGGCCCATGAATTTTACGAAGGGTCCAATCCCAATGACGAGCCGATGATCTTGTTAGGCAATAGCCACAAAGCCACCGCGGAAGACGTCGCCAAAGCCGGCGGCCAGAGAAATGAGATCGACGAAAAGACCGGCAAGCGGGTTGTCTTCCAACACGGCGGCGGCCAAGATATGGGTGTCCTCGCCGACTGGAATTAA
- a CDS encoding extracellular solute-binding protein, with translation MKKTFALLIIALLFGIDAWAQADLNSLTTAAKNDKEVVWYTTTSAGDNQAIVAGFSKKYPFLKVQVLRSTGEKLRQRVLAETSAGQFLSDVVSVSSMEMGLLKSRNLLQAYDPPEAEAYPARAKDRDKNFTAIYARNFVIGYNTAMLGEKDRPKDWNDLLAPFWKGKFAMDEEEFEWYGTLVDYWGREKAGKFLRALAAQQPQLRRGHSLLAQLLAAGEFHAALVFPFEIEQLKQKGARVDWSATSDPIVTSINVIALSTKAPHTNAGKLLINYVMSEEGQTIIKNLSRVPVRPSVKPTISKLDQAALKIHYVPADMFRKVSEYEKEFRELFWKK, from the coding sequence ATGAAAAAAACTTTTGCGCTGCTGATCATTGCGTTGCTATTTGGAATCGACGCTTGGGCGCAGGCCGATTTGAATTCACTCACCACCGCCGCGAAGAACGACAAGGAAGTCGTCTGGTACACCACCACTTCCGCCGGCGATAACCAGGCGATCGTTGCCGGCTTCAGCAAAAAATATCCGTTTCTCAAAGTTCAAGTGCTGCGCAGCACCGGCGAGAAGCTGCGCCAGCGCGTGTTGGCGGAAACCTCGGCGGGCCAATTTTTATCCGATGTCGTGAGCGTCAGCAGCATGGAGATGGGCTTGCTCAAATCGCGCAACCTGCTGCAAGCCTATGACCCGCCGGAAGCCGAAGCCTATCCGGCGCGTGCCAAAGACCGCGACAAAAACTTCACCGCGATCTATGCGCGCAACTTCGTGATCGGCTACAACACCGCGATGCTCGGCGAAAAGGATCGCCCCAAGGATTGGAATGATTTACTCGCGCCCTTTTGGAAGGGCAAGTTCGCCATGGACGAAGAAGAGTTCGAGTGGTACGGCACGCTGGTCGACTACTGGGGCCGGGAGAAAGCCGGAAAATTTCTGCGCGCCCTGGCGGCGCAACAGCCGCAGCTCCGCCGCGGCCATAGTCTGCTTGCCCAGCTACTCGCGGCGGGAGAATTTCACGCCGCGCTGGTTTTTCCCTTCGAGATCGAACAGCTCAAACAAAAAGGCGCGCGCGTCGACTGGTCGGCCACGTCCGATCCCATCGTCACCTCGATCAATGTCATCGCGCTCTCGACCAAAGCTCCCCATACCAATGCCGGCAAGCTGCTGATCAACTACGTCATGTCGGAAGAAGGTCAAACGATCATCAAGAACCTGTCACGCGTACCGGTCCGTCCGAGCGTCAAACCGACAATCTCGAAGCTCGATCAAGCCGCGCTAAAAATCCACTACGTCCCCGCCGACATGTTCCGCAAGGTTAGTGAATACGAGAAAGAATTCAGGGAGCTGTTTTGGAAGAAGTGA
- a CDS encoding ABC transporter substrate-binding protein, translated as MSAAGVIVRRTKLSGLECDRMTKFSLLCPSIFQVSRAMAALGLIFFCNSNGSAAEVTIALPTKSFQQIIFPLAVERGYMKEEGIDLKITFMEPTPSIQALVADSIQLTGSGGSAMVAIARGNVPMRVVLAVNDRVHQWILSRPNITSLRDLKGKIVATPGIAAVSTFMFKQVLSKYGLDGSKDVTFVDPGVGNQVAALISGAAEGAIASVEQRYAGVDAGMKELLYLGNEVKNSWGTTAASDKFIKEQPRLLAGFIRATLKALRLIKRERDGTIAAYAKFSGLPAATATRLYNDLIGTFTAGGSVDLDTQKSDLEVIRQVLDAKEALPAARVFDFSAALEADAQLNKTGWKP; from the coding sequence ATGTCAGCCGCTGGCGTGATTGTACGTCGGACAAAACTATCGGGGCTGGAGTGTGATCGAATGACGAAATTCTCATTGCTTTGTCCAAGCATCTTTCAAGTCTCCCGCGCTATGGCAGCTCTAGGCTTGATCTTTTTTTGTAACTCGAATGGCTCTGCCGCCGAGGTGACCATCGCGCTGCCGACGAAAAGTTTTCAGCAGATTATTTTTCCGCTGGCGGTTGAGCGCGGTTACATGAAGGAAGAGGGCATCGATCTGAAGATCACTTTCATGGAGCCGACGCCGAGTATTCAAGCGCTGGTCGCCGACAGTATTCAACTCACCGGTTCCGGCGGCAGCGCCATGGTGGCGATCGCGCGCGGCAATGTGCCGATGAGAGTTGTGCTGGCGGTCAACGATCGCGTGCATCAGTGGATTCTCAGCCGGCCCAACATCACGAGCTTGCGAGATTTGAAAGGCAAGATTGTCGCCACGCCGGGCATCGCCGCGGTTTCCACTTTTATGTTTAAACAGGTGCTGTCGAAGTATGGCCTCGACGGCAGCAAGGATGTCACCTTCGTCGATCCCGGCGTTGGCAATCAGGTGGCCGCGTTGATCTCCGGCGCCGCCGAAGGCGCCATCGCCAGCGTCGAACAGCGCTACGCCGGCGTCGACGCTGGCATGAAAGAGCTCTTGTATTTGGGTAACGAAGTGAAAAATTCCTGGGGCACGACGGCGGCTTCGGACAAGTTCATCAAAGAACAGCCCAGGCTCTTGGCCGGCTTCATACGTGCGACGCTCAAAGCGCTGCGCTTGATCAAGCGCGAGCGCGACGGAACTATCGCCGCGTACGCGAAATTTTCCGGCTTACCGGCAGCGACAGCCACTCGGCTTTACAACGATTTAATCGGCACATTTACGGCGGGCGGCAGCGTCGACCTCGACACGCAGAAAAGCGATCTCGAAGTGATTCGCCAAGTTTTGGATGCCAAGGAAGCGTTGCCGGCGGCGCGGGTTTTCGATTTCAGCGCGGCGCTGGAAGCGGACGCGCAGCTCAACAAGACTGGCTGGAAACCATAG
- a CDS encoding 2-hydroxy-3-oxopropionate reductase — MSNPTLGFIGLGIMGKPMARHLLKAGYPLVIHNRSRAAVDELSKEGAQVAANSQEVAARSEVIITMLPDSPDVELVYAGEQGIFAGVKSATLLIDMSSISPVVARKLAVEAEKRGCDMLDAPVSGGEAGAIAAALSIMIGGKTSAVERAMPIFEKLGKNIVHVGDAGAGQVTKAANQMVVGTTIAIVSEALVLAAKAGVDPAKVRLALLGGFAQSKILEAHGQKMLDRNFKPGFRIRLHEKDMKIALATGSEYGVPLMVTGVVGQIMTAMKGMGLGDLDHSGLVKFVEELAKTDLAQRA; from the coding sequence ATGAGCAACCCAACCCTCGGTTTCATCGGTCTCGGCATCATGGGCAAACCCATGGCGCGCCACCTACTCAAAGCAGGATATCCTTTGGTAATTCATAACCGGAGCCGCGCGGCGGTCGATGAGCTGAGCAAAGAAGGCGCCCAGGTTGCGGCGAATTCGCAAGAAGTCGCGGCGCGCAGCGAAGTCATCATCACCATGCTGCCTGATTCACCGGATGTGGAATTAGTTTACGCCGGTGAGCAAGGCATCTTCGCCGGTGTAAAATCGGCAACGTTACTGATCGACATGTCGAGCATCTCGCCGGTGGTCGCGCGCAAGCTTGCCGTGGAAGCCGAAAAGCGCGGCTGCGATATGCTCGACGCGCCGGTGAGCGGTGGTGAAGCTGGCGCCATCGCCGCGGCGCTATCGATCATGATCGGCGGAAAAACGTCGGCGGTCGAACGTGCCATGCCGATCTTCGAGAAGCTCGGCAAAAATATCGTCCATGTCGGCGACGCTGGTGCCGGACAGGTAACCAAAGCCGCAAACCAAATGGTCGTCGGCACGACCATCGCGATCGTCAGCGAAGCGCTGGTGCTCGCCGCCAAAGCCGGCGTCGATCCGGCGAAGGTCAGACTAGCGCTGCTCGGCGGCTTCGCCCAGTCGAAAATCCTCGAAGCCCATGGTCAGAAAATGCTCGACCGAAATTTTAAGCCCGGCTTCCGCATCCGTTTGCACGAGAAGGACATGAAGATCGCCCTCGCGACTGGCTCAGAATATGGCGTGCCGCTGATGGTCACCGGCGTCGTCGGTCAAATAATGACCGCGATGAAAGGCATGGGGCTCGGCGATCTCGATCACTCCGGGCTGGTGAAGTTTGTCGAGGAGTTGGCGAAGACCGACCTTGCTCAGCGAGCTTGA
- a CDS encoding ABC transporter substrate-binding protein, which yields MSLTKLSCMYGHLEGIDGKFARDITGYLSIDAGIYAKHGLEVSWNHVQGTEERYRRLANGEAQLSFVVGRASLQHFLDTKTTRVIGCAMNTCPYLLVADGAIKEIKDLKGQTVVCREGPARGVPLGWQFQQLGGLALGHDFQLKLVPSDQEAFHTLLDKKAAAAIVPRPYGFVAEDKGFHRMVEWNDLVDDPLPITIETTQKLFGEREKDFRAFLAAHSEGIVHAKANREKAVQLLIDKFGHYRSLAERTFDDYLCYMDESLTVDVKQLSKLLAQVALQSVQNAREVAAEWLMAGALLS from the coding sequence ATGAGTCTAACCAAGCTCAGTTGCATGTACGGCCATCTCGAAGGTATCGACGGCAAGTTCGCCCGCGACATCACCGGCTATCTGTCTATCGACGCCGGCATTTACGCCAAACATGGTCTGGAGGTTTCTTGGAATCATGTGCAAGGAACCGAAGAACGATATCGGAGATTGGCAAATGGTGAAGCGCAGCTTTCGTTCGTCGTCGGGCGCGCCTCGTTGCAACATTTTCTCGACACCAAGACGACTCGAGTGATTGGTTGCGCGATGAATACTTGTCCCTATCTGTTGGTTGCCGACGGGGCGATTAAAGAGATCAAAGATTTGAAAGGCCAAACCGTGGTCTGCCGCGAAGGGCCGGCGCGCGGCGTGCCGCTGGGTTGGCAGTTCCAACAGCTCGGCGGCCTTGCCTTGGGTCACGACTTCCAACTCAAGCTCGTGCCGAGCGACCAAGAAGCGTTTCATACGCTGCTCGACAAGAAAGCCGCGGCGGCGATCGTGCCGCGTCCCTACGGATTTGTCGCCGAAGACAAGGGCTTTCACCGCATGGTCGAGTGGAACGACTTGGTTGACGATCCATTGCCAATCACCATCGAGACCACGCAGAAGCTCTTCGGTGAGCGCGAGAAAGACTTCAGAGCGTTTCTCGCCGCGCACAGCGAAGGGATCGTTCACGCCAAGGCCAATCGTGAGAAAGCGGTGCAGCTGCTGATCGACAAGTTCGGCCACTATCGTTCGCTGGCCGAGAGGACGTTCGACGATTATCTTTGTTATATGGATGAGTCGTTGACGGTCGACGTAAAGCAGCTGAGTAAGTTGTTGGCCCAAGTTGCGTTGCAGTCCGTTCAGAACGCCCGCGAAGTGGCAGCCGAGTGGCTGATGGCTGGAGCGCTGCTGTCTTAG
- a CDS encoding glycosyl transferase family 51, translating into MSGKTIPSDAPRRPSFASRFFFFLNFTKLKVWLWWLALFAIVAACLFIEMQTSVLQSWFFTSTNERLSYKLENGRNKKIRFPRAAPFDDRRGYSKLAQFQSKLEAQGYRVSQQTRQSETMRTLLDRGVSPPYLERPDTGLEILGADGAQLFHYAQADFLFQKIDDIPPLLVKTLLFLENRDLDRPATPWQNPVIEWERIFKAALFYLGSKLSLPVPVQGGSTLAVQLEKFRHSPNGRTDGPVEKLRQIVGASLKAYREGANTKAWRESIVVNYLNTVPLAAAPSYGEIHGLGEGLHAWFGLSLNDVVKALQGPDSSAEKIRAFKHALTLLISVRAPSVFLIDERDSLEEKVGQFTRLMAREGVIDSEFADQLQKTPIKFLSSAPLPPQPSSVKNKAANAIRNTMMESLGVANLYDLNRLHLRVDSTIDVPLQKQVTEFIGRLADKKVVDALGLNGERLLEQDDPSKVIYSFLLVEATATGNLVRVQADNFAAPFDFNKSVKLELGSTAKLRTLTHYLEIIAELHKELGGLDATELSERAKAAIDPLTKWSCETLLEEKQLALPAFLAKAMTRRYSASPYETFFTGGGVHHFENFDDKDDNQIFELRDAFRNSTNLVFIRLMRDLVSYHRARLSYRSEDVMNSPANADRQRMLQEIAEEESRSALRKAYQSFAKQTLEEIVSRLLGTKGNIERRLTILFFAWHIGSDEPALSDWLTQHQINTAEVDVGKLFRAFHNPRLTLVDYAYLLGFHPLDLWCASEFRNDPNLTWEKLWANSGEARRAGSSWLLNNRNRRAQDLRLRIRIEKEAFNRMAPYWQRLGFPFKTLVPTYATAIGSSSDRPVALAELVGILVNDGVRRPSTSLNKVQFATATPYETLLEPSQAKGEQVLAPEVARVARRAMATVVEQGTARRLNGAFKLANGEVVTAGGKTGSGDNRFQTFNRAGAVTSSRATNRTATFIFYIGQRYFGVITAFVQGRDAENYHFTSGLPVTILKLLAPTINARLNNKALPPSAPVEETPADVPAQPISDKTTTTRHHQIPLAPPFPKGDVRSIQANALMRPAQ; encoded by the coding sequence ATGAGCGGAAAAACTATCCCATCTGATGCGCCACGCCGCCCGTCGTTCGCCTCCCGGTTTTTTTTCTTTCTCAACTTCACCAAGCTCAAAGTCTGGCTTTGGTGGTTGGCGCTGTTCGCCATCGTCGCCGCTTGTCTGTTCATCGAGATGCAGACCTCGGTTTTGCAATCCTGGTTTTTCACCAGCACCAACGAGCGTTTGTCCTACAAGTTGGAGAATGGACGGAACAAAAAAATCCGCTTTCCGCGCGCAGCCCCCTTTGACGATCGGCGCGGCTATTCGAAGCTGGCGCAATTCCAGTCCAAACTCGAAGCCCAGGGCTATCGGGTAAGCCAACAGACGCGCCAGTCGGAAACCATGCGGACGCTGCTCGATCGGGGCGTGTCGCCGCCCTATCTTGAACGGCCTGACACTGGGCTGGAAATTCTCGGCGCCGACGGCGCGCAGCTGTTTCACTACGCCCAAGCGGATTTTCTTTTTCAAAAGATCGACGATATCCCGCCGCTGCTGGTCAAGACGCTGCTGTTTTTAGAAAACCGCGACCTCGACCGGCCGGCGACGCCGTGGCAAAACCCGGTGATCGAATGGGAGCGCATTTTCAAAGCTGCGCTCTTTTATCTCGGCTCCAAGTTGTCGCTGCCGGTGCCGGTTCAAGGCGGCAGTACACTCGCCGTGCAGTTGGAAAAATTTCGCCACTCGCCCAATGGCCGCACCGACGGGCCGGTGGAAAAATTGCGCCAAATCGTCGGCGCCAGTTTGAAAGCCTACCGCGAAGGGGCCAACACCAAAGCTTGGCGCGAAAGCATCGTGGTCAATTATTTGAACACCGTGCCGCTGGCGGCGGCGCCGAGCTACGGCGAGATTCACGGCTTGGGCGAAGGACTGCACGCTTGGTTCGGCCTGAGTTTGAATGATGTGGTGAAAGCGCTCCAAGGGCCGGACAGCAGCGCCGAGAAAATCCGCGCCTTCAAGCACGCCCTCACCTTGCTGATCTCGGTGCGCGCGCCATCGGTCTTTCTGATCGACGAGCGCGATTCGTTGGAGGAGAAAGTCGGCCAGTTTACCCGGCTCATGGCGCGCGAAGGCGTCATCGACAGTGAATTCGCCGACCAGCTGCAAAAAACCCCGATCAAGTTTTTATCCAGCGCGCCGCTGCCGCCGCAACCGTCCTCGGTCAAGAACAAAGCCGCCAACGCCATCCGCAACACCATGATGGAGTCGCTGGGCGTAGCCAATCTCTACGACTTGAACCGGCTGCACCTGCGAGTCGACAGCACCATCGACGTGCCGCTGCAAAAGCAGGTCACTGAATTCATCGGCCGCCTGGCCGACAAGAAAGTCGTCGACGCTCTCGGTTTGAACGGCGAGCGGCTGCTCGAACAGGACGATCCGAGCAAAGTGATTTACTCTTTTCTCCTCGTCGAGGCGACAGCGACCGGCAATCTGGTGCGCGTCCAGGCGGATAATTTCGCCGCGCCCTTCGATTTCAATAAAAGCGTCAAACTCGAACTGGGCAGTACGGCGAAGCTCCGCACCTTGACCCATTATTTAGAAATCATCGCCGAGCTGCACAAGGAACTCGGCGGGCTCGATGCCACGGAATTGTCAGAACGAGCCAAGGCCGCGATCGATCCGCTCACCAAGTGGAGCTGCGAGACGTTGCTCGAAGAAAAGCAGCTGGCGTTGCCGGCGTTTCTCGCCAAGGCCATGACCCGCCGCTACTCGGCGAGCCCCTATGAAACCTTTTTCACCGGCGGCGGCGTGCATCATTTCGAAAATTTCGACGACAAAGACGACAATCAGATTTTTGAATTGCGCGACGCTTTTCGCAACTCGACCAACTTAGTCTTCATCCGCCTGATGCGCGACCTGGTAAGCTACCATCGCGCCCGGCTCAGTTATCGTTCCGAAGACGTGATGAACAGTCCGGCCAACGCCGACCGGCAAAGAATGCTCCAGGAGATCGCCGAAGAAGAATCGCGTAGCGCGTTACGCAAAGCCTACCAGAGCTTTGCCAAGCAAACTCTCGAAGAGATCGTCAGCCGTTTACTCGGCACCAAAGGCAATATCGAGCGGCGCCTGACGATCCTATTTTTCGCTTGGCATATCGGCAGCGACGAGCCGGCGCTCAGCGACTGGCTGACGCAACATCAGATCAACACCGCCGAAGTCGACGTTGGCAAACTGTTCCGCGCCTTTCACAACCCGCGCCTGACGCTGGTCGATTACGCCTATCTGCTCGGCTTTCACCCGCTCGATCTTTGGTGCGCCAGCGAATTTCGCAACGATCCCAATCTCACCTGGGAAAAACTCTGGGCCAACAGCGGCGAAGCGCGCCGCGCCGGCTCTTCTTGGTTACTCAACAACCGCAATCGTCGCGCTCAGGATCTGCGCCTGCGCATCCGCATAGAAAAGGAAGCCTTCAACCGCATGGCGCCCTATTGGCAGCGGCTCGGCTTTCCATTTAAAACCTTGGTGCCCACTTACGCCACCGCCATCGGCAGCTCTTCGGATCGTCCCGTGGCGCTGGCGGAGCTGGTCGGAATATTGGTCAACGACGGCGTACGCCGGCCGTCAACGAGTTTAAATAAAGTCCAATTCGCCACCGCGACGCCGTACGAAACTTTGCTCGAACCGAGCCAAGCCAAAGGCGAGCAAGTCCTGGCGCCTGAAGTCGCCCGCGTCGCCCGCCGCGCCATGGCCACAGTGGTCGAACAGGGCACGGCGCGCCGCTTGAATGGCGCGTTTAAGCTAGCCAACGGCGAAGTCGTCACCGCCGGCGGCAAAACCGGCTCCGGCGACAATCGCTTTCAAACCTTCAATCGCGCCGGCGCCGTCACCAGCTCGCGCGCCACCAACCGCACCGCGACGTTTATCTTCTACATCGGCCAGCGTTATTTCGGCGTCATCACCGCCTTCGTCCAAGGCCGCGACGCCGAAAACTATCACTTCACCAGCGGTCTACCGGTGACGATCTTGAAACTGCTCGCGCCGACGATCAACGCCAGGCTCAACAATAAAGCCCTGCCGCCGAGCGCCCCTGTCGAAGAAACCCCAGCCGACGTTCCCGCTCAGCCGATCAGCGACAAGACAACCACGACACGACACCACCAAATCCCCCTCGCTCCCCCTTTTCCAAAGGGGGATGTTCGGAGCATTCAAGCAAACGCTCTCATGCGCCCCGCGCAATAA
- a CDS encoding ABC transporter substrate-binding protein, with protein sequence MGEILILRSLSVFLLALFAALTMGNADAQVTKIRLGTTAATSTEKVAFALAKDAGILRKHNLELEIVLITGGPVAMQVLLAKSLDIITTSATVFLHGYVEGADVKIVGGVNNRFPYTFFSRPNITGAAQLKGKVVGITRYGSTDELATRMALEQLGLNLKTDVKFIQGGGSVGRINALQAGSIDATSLISGVSHVAKKAGLNPLVDFAEKEIDYQMTGVVSRGDYLKNNPDALRRFLRAYVESIRYYKTNREGAVKETMKAIRTDDRQLAEADYNFRARAFPDDGKPTLKGIQLAIDELVKENPKAKSVTPQQVIDLSYLP encoded by the coding sequence ATGGGAGAAATTCTAATCTTGAGAAGCTTGTCTGTATTCTTACTCGCACTCTTTGCCGCGCTGACAATGGGCAATGCCGACGCCCAAGTCACCAAGATTCGCCTCGGCACCACCGCCGCCACCAGCACTGAAAAAGTCGCCTTCGCCTTGGCCAAAGACGCCGGCATTCTCAGGAAACATAATCTCGAATTGGAAATTGTTCTAATCACCGGCGGTCCAGTGGCTATGCAGGTGTTGCTCGCGAAAAGCCTCGACATCATCACCACCAGCGCCACGGTTTTCCTGCACGGCTACGTCGAAGGCGCCGACGTGAAGATCGTCGGCGGCGTCAATAACCGTTTTCCCTACACGTTTTTCAGCCGGCCCAACATCACCGGCGCCGCGCAACTCAAAGGTAAAGTCGTCGGCATCACGCGCTACGGCAGCACCGACGAACTGGCGACTAGGATGGCATTGGAGCAGCTCGGATTGAATCTCAAGACCGACGTAAAATTTATCCAAGGCGGCGGCTCGGTGGGGCGCATCAACGCGCTACAAGCGGGCAGCATCGACGCGACGTCGCTGATCTCTGGCGTCAGCCATGTCGCCAAGAAAGCCGGCCTGAATCCCCTAGTCGACTTCGCCGAAAAGGAAATCGATTATCAGATGACCGGCGTGGTCAGTCGCGGCGACTATTTGAAAAACAATCCCGACGCGCTGCGCCGTTTCCTGCGCGCCTATGTTGAATCGATCCGTTACTACAAAACCAACCGCGAGGGCGCCGTCAAAGAAACCATGAAAGCGATCCGTACCGACGACCGCCAGCTTGCCGAGGCCGACTACAACTTCCGCGCCCGCGCCTTCCCAGACGACGGCAAACCGACGTTGAAGGGAATCCAATTGGCCATCGACGAACTAGTGAAAGAAAATCCCAAAGCGAAAAGCGTCACGCCGCAGCAGGTCATCGATCTGAGCTACTTGCCGTAG
- a CDS encoding ABC transporter substrate-binding protein, which produces MTGKTSSNRSFQPRIAWLVFLLPLLIAGGALAQDNRRVRMAYSAFSVSFLNIFIARDAGLFKKHGIDVELIQMAGPLPVAALAAGEIDFLTGYTTGIVATAQGAPLKGVMIGLRKPPFFLVAEPTVSSVSNLAGKRIGVDRIGSLQHLVVRLLLKAKGGDPEKVSFTQTGSVSNTVTSLGQGAVSAAVLSGPHNVIMTQKGFRQIASADELPMQFPTSGLVVNDVRLKNDANRIKSVMRVMLDANAFSHKERNWVVNYIRERWRIEQKIAETVYEQWLSTLTADGKIAIKDMQEYFDLAYAQKQIPAPVNVAAVTDYSLLDQVLAGK; this is translated from the coding sequence GTGACTGGTAAGACATCAAGCAATCGAAGCTTCCAGCCGCGCATCGCGTGGCTAGTCTTTCTACTGCCGTTGCTAATTGCCGGTGGCGCGCTCGCTCAAGACAATCGCCGTGTGCGCATGGCCTACTCCGCCTTCAGCGTCTCGTTTTTGAATATCTTCATCGCCCGCGACGCCGGCTTATTCAAAAAGCATGGCATTGATGTCGAGTTGATTCAGATGGCCGGCCCGTTGCCGGTGGCAGCGCTAGCCGCCGGTGAAATAGACTTCTTGACCGGCTACACCACCGGCATCGTCGCCACCGCCCAAGGCGCGCCGCTCAAGGGCGTGATGATCGGCCTGCGCAAGCCGCCGTTCTTTCTCGTCGCCGAGCCAACCGTTTCATCCGTCAGCAATCTCGCCGGCAAACGCATCGGCGTCGATCGCATCGGCAGCTTGCAGCATTTGGTCGTGCGTCTGCTATTGAAGGCGAAGGGTGGCGATCCGGAAAAGGTTAGTTTCACGCAAACCGGTTCCGTGTCGAACACCGTAACCAGTCTCGGCCAAGGCGCGGTGTCGGCGGCGGTGCTCTCCGGCCCGCATAACGTCATCATGACGCAAAAAGGATTTCGCCAGATCGCCTCGGCGGACGAGTTGCCCATGCAGTTTCCCACCAGCGGCTTAGTGGTCAACGACGTCAGACTAAAAAACGACGCCAACCGCATCAAGAGCGTCATGCGCGTCATGCTCGACGCCAACGCATTCAGCCACAAGGAGCGCAACTGGGTGGTCAATTACATTCGCGAGCGCTGGCGCATCGAGCAAAAAATCGCCGAGACGGTTTATGAGCAATGGCTGTCGACGCTGACAGCGGATGGCAAGATCGCGATCAAAGACATGCAAGAATATTTTGACCTAGCTTATGCTCAGAAGCAGATCCCGGCGCCAGTCAATGTCGCCGCGGTAACCGACTACAGCTTGCTCGATCAGGTGTTGGCTGGGAAATAA
- a CDS encoding amidohydrolase yields the protein MAGIIDSDTHISEGEAMWAMMDKEMYGRRPVLIKSPEDTLYGPRNAFWLIDGNIFPKPNGKGSFRLITPSASKLESSRGDIHLAYREMTDIPGRLRDMDKLGVDLQVVFPTLFLIYITDDAALDIAMARAYNRFIAQACAKSGGRIRWVVVPPLHSVEESVKEIKWGKDNGAVGVFFRGIEGQRTLDNPYFNPIYQAASDTGLPILIHTGAGCPLFINLFDVERNHTFGHSRVQPLFAFRDLIANKIPEQFPKLKFGFIEASAGWVPFMMHIIKRLFKEKWKFANDADMFREYRIFVAAEADEDVSYIAQYTGEDHLIIGSDYGHQDPSEERQLVAAMRAREDIAPALTNKIFFDNPKLLYPLN from the coding sequence ATGGCAGGCATAATCGATTCGGATACGCATATATCGGAAGGCGAGGCGATGTGGGCGATGATGGACAAGGAGATGTACGGGCGCCGGCCAGTGTTGATCAAAAGCCCGGAAGACACGCTCTACGGGCCGCGCAATGCGTTTTGGTTGATCGACGGTAATATTTTCCCCAAACCCAACGGCAAGGGCAGCTTTCGTTTGATCACGCCGTCGGCGTCCAAGCTTGAATCTTCCCGCGGCGATATTCACCTCGCCTATCGCGAGATGACCGACATCCCCGGCCGGCTGCGCGATATGGACAAGCTCGGCGTCGATCTGCAGGTTGTTTTTCCGACTTTGTTCTTGATCTACATCACCGACGATGCCGCCCTCGATATCGCCATGGCGCGGGCCTACAACCGCTTCATCGCTCAGGCCTGCGCGAAATCCGGCGGGCGCATTCGTTGGGTGGTGGTGCCGCCGCTGCACTCGGTCGAGGAATCGGTGAAGGAAATCAAATGGGGCAAAGACAACGGCGCGGTGGGGGTGTTCTTCCGCGGCATCGAGGGGCAGCGTACGCTCGACAATCCTTATTTCAATCCGATTTACCAGGCGGCCAGCGATACCGGTCTGCCGATTCTGATCCACACCGGCGCCGGCTGTCCGTTGTTCATCAATCTGTTCGATGTCGAGCGCAACCACACCTTTGGTCACAGCCGGGTGCAGCCATTGTTCGCCTTCCGCGATCTGATCGCCAACAAAATTCCTGAGCAGTTTCCCAAACTCAAGTTCGGCTTCATCGAAGCATCGGCCGGCTGGGTGCCGTTCATGATGCACATCATCAAGCGGCTGTTCAAAGAAAAATGGAAGTTCGCCAACGACGCCGACATGTTCCGCGAGTATCGGATTTTCGTTGCCGCCGAAGCCGACGAGGATGTCAGCTACATCGCCCAGTACACCGGCGAAGATCATCTGATCATCGGTTCGGACTACGGCCATCAAGATCCGTCGGAAGAACGGCAATTGGTCGCCGCCATGCGCGCCCGCGAAGACATCGCGCCGGCGCTGACGAATAAAATTTTCTTCGACAATCCGAAATTGCTCTATCCGCTGAACTGA